From the genome of Oxyura jamaicensis isolate SHBP4307 breed ruddy duck chromosome 2, BPBGC_Ojam_1.0, whole genome shotgun sequence, one region includes:
- the LRATD2 gene encoding protein LRATD2 — MGNQVEKLTHLNYKEVPTADPAGVDRDEGPRIGVSYIFSNDDDELEQQQESGHDLGGEHPALQPYDPQLHEVECSVYYRDECIYQKSFSEEDILPEEGDEGGRGHLSTYTPENLLNRCKPGDLVEFVCQAQYPHWVVYVGDFQVVHLHRLEVVNSFLTDASQGRRGRIANQLYRYKPLSPAAVVRNALEQVGCKDRDLSWRNSECFAAWCRYGKREFKIGGELRIGKQPYRLQIRLGDKRSHTLEFQSLEDLIMEKRRNDQIGRAAVIQELSSHLQAAEEEDEEEEEDHHHHPGARTAVE; from the coding sequence ATGGGGAATCAGGTGGAGAAGCTGACCCACCTGAACTACAAGGAAGTTCCCACGGCTGACCCAGCGGGTGTGGACAGGGACGAAGGTCCCAGGATTGGGGTCTCGTACATCTTTTCGAATGACGATGAcgagctggagcagcagcaggagtcaGGGCATGACCTGGGGGgggagcacccagccctgcagccctaCGATCCCCAGCTGCACGAGGTGGAGTGCTCGGTCTATTACCGGGATGAGTGTATCTACCAGAAGAGCTTTTCTGAGGAGGACATCCTgccagaggagggtgatgaagGAGGCCGGGGACACCTGAGCACCTACACCCCAGAGAACCTGCTGAACAGATGCAAACCGGGAGACCTGGTGGAGTTTGTGTGCCAGGCCCAGTACCCGCACTGGGTGGTCTACGTTGGGGATTTCCAAGTGGTGCACTTGCACAGGCTGGAGGTGGTGAACAGCTTCCTCACTGATGCCAGCCAGGGCAGACGGGGCCGCATTGCCAACCAGCTGTACCGCTACAAGCCCCTCAGCCCAGCTGCGGTGGTGCGCAATGCCCTGGAGCAGGTGGGCTGCAAGGACCGGGACCTGAGCTGGAGAAACTCTGAGTGTTTCGCTGCCTGGTGCCGCTACGGCAAGAGGGAGTTTAAAATCGGCGGGGAGCTGCGCATAGGCAAGCAGCCCTACCGCTTGCAGATCCGCCTAGGCGACAAGCGAAGCCACACTCTGGAGTTCCAGAGCCTGGAGGATCTGAttatggagaagaggaggaacgACCAGATTGGTAGGGCTGCTGTGATCCAGGAGCTCTCCAGCCACCTGCAGGCcgcagaggaggaagatgaagaggaggaagaagaccATCACCACCATCCAGGTGCTCGGACTGCTGTGGAGTAG